A window of the Cheilinus undulatus linkage group 21, ASM1832078v1, whole genome shotgun sequence genome harbors these coding sequences:
- the ube2z gene encoding ubiquitin-conjugating enzyme E2 Z, with amino-acid sequence MADSFGDKSSGGALGLGVTGQGGGASLLPTLANSLPGGHSAAPGAHTNSNPASPPLAAAAHSGLTAVVAPISAVTATTAGFGGTFTPGSSPPAVAVSPTVHSSAPIPGVGLGVAGVAGVAGAGLLSQIHATSWDPTLSTDWDNEKASQQCILRIKRDIMSIYKEPPPGMFVVPDPQDMTKIHALITGPFDTPYEGGFFLFLFRCPPDYPIHPPRVKLITTGHNTVRFNPNFYRNGKVCLSILGTWTGPAWSPAQSISSVLISIQSLMTENPYHNEPGFEQERHPGDSKNYNECIRHETMRVAVCDMLEGKVPCPEALWSVMEKSFLEYYDFYEGVCKERLHLQGQNMQDPFGEKRGRFDYQGLLARLNATHRRIREKSLAEDDHNNDDSDSDTSSSGTDPDSQGSSQP; translated from the exons ATGGCGGACAGCTTCGGGGACAAGTCCAGCGGCGGTGCCCTTGGTTTAGGCGTCACTGGACAGGGCGGTGGGGCTTCACTGCTGCCGACTTTGGCCAACTCTCTCCCGGGGGGACACTCAGCAGCTCCCGGGGCTCACACCAACTCTAACCCGGCCTCCCCTCCTCTCGCCGCGGCCGCGCACAGTGGCCTAACCGCCGTGGTGGCTCCGATTTCCGCTGTCACCGCCACTACAGCCGGCTTCGGGGGCACTTTCACCCCCGGGTCTTCACCACCAGCCGTGGCCGTGTCACCCACCGTGCACTCATCGGCACCCATACCCGGGGTGGGGTTAGGGGTCGCCGGGGTGGCTGGGGTGGCAGGAGCGGGCCTCCTGTCCCAAATCCACGCCACCTCCTGGGACCCGACCCTGAGCACGGACTGGGACAACGAGAAGGCTTCCCAGCAGTGCATCCTGAGGATAAAGAG AGACATCATGTCCATCTACAAAGAGCCTCCTCCAGGGATGTTTGTGGTCCCTGATCCTCAGGACATGACCAAG ATCCACGCTCTGATCACGGGGCCGTTCGACACGCCATACGAGGGCGGattcttcctctttctgttcCGCTGTCCCCCCGACTATCCCATCCACCCGCCGAGAGTCAAACTCATCACCACCGGTCACAACACGGTTCGCTTCAACCCCAACTTTTACCGCAACGGAAAAGTCTGCCTCAGCATCCTGGG GACGTGGACAGGTCCAGCCTGGAGTCCAGCTCAGAGTATTTCATCAGTCCTAATCTCCATTCAGTCTCTGATGACGGAGAACCCATACCACAACGAACCGGGCTTTGAGCAG GAGCGCCACCCAGGGGACAGTAAGAACTACAACGAGTGTATCCGCCATGAAACCATGAGGGTGGCAGTGTGCGACATGTTGGAGGGGAAAGTCCCGTGTCCAGAGGCTCTGTG gaGTGTGATGGAAAAGTCGTTCCTGGAGTATTATGATTTCTACGAGGGAGTCTGCAAAGAGAGGCTTCATCTGCAGGGACAGAACATGCAG GACCCGTTTGGCGAGAAGCGCGGCCGTTTCGACTACCAGGGCCTCTTGGCTCGCCTCAACGCCACCCACAGGCGCATACGTGAGAAAAGCCTGGCGGAGGACGACCACAACAACGACGACTCGGACTCAGACACCAGCTCTTCAGGGACGGACCCCGACAGCCAGGGCAGCTCCCAGCCCTGA